In Dromaius novaehollandiae isolate bDroNov1 chromosome 29, bDroNov1.hap1, whole genome shotgun sequence, the DNA window TTTGCACTGAAGGGAATAAAAGAAACAGTTTGTTACCGTTCAGTGGTTAATAACAGTATTTGCCCATGAATGTGCCTGTCCTCATCTGTTAATTCTTTTCGCAGCCAATGAATTTCCATGTTTACCAAAGCAAGTGGCATGGATTTTTGCAACAAGAAGAGTCTTTATGTATCCAGAGTTACTGCCAATATGTTCCTTGAAAGCAAATCCTCCCCGGGACAAGATTATCTTCACCAAGGCAGAGGACAAGTAGGTGCTTAGAATTGTTGAATAAAATGCATACAAATGAGTTTTTTGTATGGAGAACTGCTAGGATACAGACTTCGGGGATATCAGTGTATTGTCGAACAGACCATCCAAATAGCAATCTGGAGTACTCtctaaaagacttttttctttttttttttttcttttccctcctccatccctctctccctttttttcagtttattagcTTTAGGTTTGAAACATTTTGAAGGGACAGATTTTCCAAAGCCTTTGATCAGCAAGTATCTTTTGCCAACAAAAACTGCCCACCAGCTGACAGTGCGAATCAAGAACCTCAATATGAATCGAGCCCCTGATAATATCATCAGAGTGAGTGACACGTTCAGATTATGTTTTGGTATTTTTCAGATTTGTGTGTCTGTCTGTTATTGGTCATACAAAAACAGTCCTTGGAATAAAAAGCACATCTCTTTTTGTATCTATGCTGacactttcttaaaagaaaatgtgatCCTTTTATTAGGGATGAGGTACTTTAATTACTATTTTGAAATGCTTACAGCTAGTATGCATGCACATCTGCTAGACCTTTAATGCTTTTTCCCAGAGAAATCAAGATGGTAGTGAGCTCAAGTTCAGCCTTTACTATTCCTTTTCAATGTTTTATGTGGATAGCAGCTTATTGAAATAGTAGTGATTTGGATCACTTAATTTGCACAGAAGACTTTTAGAGAGCACAATTGGACAGGTGTTCTGACTGCAATCCTCTTGTCTTGCATTCTTTCCCCACCTCTTCCACACAGTActataaaaagacaaaacagttgCCCATTCTATTCAAGTGCTGTGAGGAGATCCAGCCTAATGAGTGGAAACCACCTGTGGAGAGAGAAGAACACCGCTTGCCATTTTGGCTAAAGGTAcagtttctgctgtttcttcatccagcatgtgggtttttttgttgatttgtcttaggttttgggggggtgggggggggagaggtggGTTCTAATTGGTtgaggtattttctctttttcattacaGCTTAGGTCTACAGTGAGTTGTTTGTCAGGCTACAGCCAAAATGTGGTCTGACTATATTACATGGGAACCTGTTAGCCATCTTTCTCGCAGCATCACACCTATGAGAGAGGGTGTTCTCCCTTAATACGTAACTTTctaagaggaaagaagaaatctgttttttgtgctttttccccccccccgaaGGTTGGCTTCACCTGAAGCATCTGTTTTTGTTATATGTAAATGTCATATGCTTTGTAGGGGCTCTTTCTCCGAGATTCCTTGCACAAGGAAAGACTAATTTGAAGGCATAATGACCGTGCCCTGAGGGTCACACAAGACACTAGGGTCTGCATCTATGGAAAGCATTAGACTTGGAGTCCTTGAAATTCAGTCCTCTCGATGGCATGTTGGAGTCTACCATCTCAGGGAAGCTTCCCTCCCACTAAGTCTTGTATTTACTAAAGGAGCCTTTATAGAACAGTGCAGTTGTGTTGTTCTCTTCAGGCCTTTAGATATTCTCTTGAAGACTTTTGAGTAAAACTTGTGAATATTAAGCAGtaaataaaatgtgctttaatTCCAGAAGCAAGTTGCTACCTGCCTCTTGCAATGCTGTTTGAAGACAGTAAGAGCCTATGAACTGGACTAATAAACTCTTGTTTCCTTTAGGCAAGTTTGCCCTCCATTCAGGGGGAATTGAAACAATTAGCAGAAGATGCCAGGGAGATGCCAGGTTCACATGATGCAGAATCTGTCTTTTTGGGAACAGAGAAGGAAACTTCAGACACAGAATGTGATGAAAAGTATCCTCTGCTCATGCCAAAGGGACTAGTACTGACCTTAAAGCCCCTTGCCAATCGATTCTctaggagagcatggagaaggcAAAGGTCTTCCGCTCTGAAACCTGTCTTCATTCGACCGAGTCCTTGTCTGCAGCCCGGTTCCAACGCTTTGAACATCCAGAAAACTGTGAAGTTATCCCAGTCAGAAGCTCCTCCCAGCAAAGTTATGGTTCAGATTCCTCGGTTAATCCAGCCAGCTACAGTTATGCAGACTGTGTCAGGAGTGCAACCTTTGAATGTTCCAGCAGTGGTAGGAAGCGGGGATGGCTTGGAATTTCAGAATGTACTCTCCACTTCACATTCTGATTCCAGACAatcttttccagctgctgtaCCACAAGCCCTAGTGTCCTCAAGTCCTGTAGCTTTTCAGCCAAAACTGATCTTGCCAGCTTTGGCCGGACCAAAAATTCGCAAACCTGGTGTTCGCAAGGtataccaaaagaaaaaagggacAAAATCTGCCCCGTTGATAAAGACTTCACCTTTGATTCAGCCATCTCCTGTCATCCTTACTGTACCTGCTACCACAGTCAAAGTGGTTAATATAGGAAATGGCTGCAATATGATTCAGCCCATAAATACAACAGTTggtagaggcactcaggctattCCGGTTACAACCTTGTTGGTAAATCCATCCACTTTCCCATGTCCGTTAAATCAGCCTCTAGTGACTTCTTCAATCCCTTCGTTGATAGTCTCTCCTAACCCTGTTGGTCTTTCTACGTCATCTGTTGTTGAAAATGAAGAACAGCTGAATCTGGCTCCTTCCTGCCCTGCTGTAAATAACAAAAATGCCTATCCTATAGTTGAGCCCAAGGCTGAACCCCAAGAGTTGTACATTTCATGCTCAGCTGTGTCCCCCAAGAAGGAATGTAGTACAAATCTTGCCACTTCAAATAATGGCAGCCAAGAAAAAGTGAATAAGAGCGACTGCTGTAGCTGGACAGTGGTAGGGACAGGGGAGGAAAACACCGCAGAGCCGTTATCTGTGGACCTTCTGCCTCATTTAGAAGATCCAGATGAAGCAGTGAAAACTGAACGTGAAGATTCAAATGATGCTATCAAGGAAGTAAATCCAATACAGAAGAGGGATCTTCTATGTGCTGAAGTGAAGGAGGAGTTCATGCTGGATCTTGGCCAGGAGCTGAACATGGAGGCTGCATGTTCATGTCCAAAtgagctgaaagaaataaaaaaagagtgTACATCATGcgaagagaagggagaagaggaaagacagGATTTGCAGTCACCCCCCCGTGATGAACAGCAGATGGATGCAGGCATTGTTGCAGTACCGCAAGTAAGCAGCGAGTCTCCTAAGAATCAATCATACACAACAGATGTTGAAGCAGAATTTAGTAGCCCACTAGGAAAACCAGAGGATTCGTCCAGTATGGATGGCCAGTCTGTTGGGACACCAGCTGGCCCCGAAgctgggggagagaaagaaggacaagaggaagaagaggaagaagatttTGACGATTTTACACAAGATGAGGATGAAGAGATGTCATCAGCCTCAGAAGAATCTATTCTCTCTGTGCCGGAACTTCAGGTAAAAACAAAATATCACTGTCCTGAAACAGCATAGTGAAGTCAGGGCAAAGCACAGTTTGATTCAAATGGAAAACTAAAATATTAGCTATATATTTGTATATCGTATTATGTAATTTTAAAACACTAACAGTACTTGTGCTGTTCTACAGAAAAATTGGACATCATGTTTTTCTAAGGGGACTTTAAGTCTCAGCTAGGGAACATCTTGCAAATATCCAGGCTTAAATTCTGCTGAGTTATAAGGCCTTCCTCAGTTGAGGCTGTTCTTTCATCAAAAGTAATTTAACTGACAATTATTCTCTGAAACACAGTTCCAGCAAGCCTTCAAGACCTAAGAAGACTATTAAGGGATCCTGTCTAACTTAAGACTTTTCTAAATGGCAGATTCTGAAACGGAAGTTTGTGCATGATAAGAAAATAGACAGTTCTGATTCTGATCAAATTCTGTCATTTCACTAGAAATCTAATTGGTCAGATGTTGATCTGCAGAGTCAGTCGTTAGGATTATGATGGAGTGAGCTAGTTGTTGAATGACATTAAAACAAGCACTAAAAAATGGtcttttgttgttgctttctAAGGAGACGATGGAAAAACTTACTTGGCTTGCAACAGAGAGACGTTTAAGCCAGGAAGGAGATTCTGAAGAAGAGAATTCTCAGGAAGAGAACTCTgagccggaggaggaggaggaggaagaaggggatgGAATAGAGAGTTCACAGAAAGATGATGAAATATCTGGAGATATATCAGAGGAACCCAAATCTGCCTTCATGTTGACAAAGACAGCCCCACAGGTAGAAGCCAACAGAATGCCACCGGGTAAGTGCCGTGTGTTTCTTTTGACTCGGGGCATGGGGAAACAGAACTAATATCCTCATCAGAATCAAAACCCTGTGGAAATTGCTTTCAGGTTTAATCTCACTTAGCATGTCTGAGCTTAGTGATACTTTCCATCTGGAAATGAAATTTTGCAACACAATCATAGTGGGATTTAAGATTAAGTCAGATTAAATACTCAAAACTCTCACAGCTTCACTAACTCTGAATTTTGTGTTACAGGGTCATCACTAACGTGTTAGGGAacaataaatgaaacaaaataataacAATGTAGGAAGTGTTAGATGAATTCGAGCAGTAAATGTTCAGGAGAAGGTGGACTCCAGCATAGTAGACCAATAGATGCCTAAGCTAAAGATAAAAAATCTCTAGCAGTGTAGCAACTCTGAGTATATGATTTCATTCCTTATTATCTGACACCACAGTTGGTTATCTGTGATGTTAACTCTATTTATGTCAATAATAAACTGTTATAAAAAGAATAACTTGCAAGTGTTACATCCAGTTCTGAGGTTCATATATCTGTATTCACCTGCTTGTAGTTCTCAGTAGACTAGTAGCTAAGTAGTAGCTAGGATCAAAGATTGGTATGCTGCAGCATCCAAAGACTTTCTCATTAGTTGCTACAATAATAAACAGCcaatttaaaattcattagcCAGCCTGactaataaagtatttttttattcatatGTGTACAGGAGGGTTTAAACAGTTAACTCATCACTaattctgaaaatgtaattttctatTGCAATATCGGTCTAGAAAAATAATTGTCTGTCAGCCCAGAGAAAGTGTGAAAAGTTCCTGCGCAACCTGCATTGTGCTTCTTCACAGGAGAGAACATGAAAGCCCCTGGGAAGAGCAGGAACTCCTACAGAACCAGAAATAAGCGGGGACGGACTCGTGCTAGCAAAGATACCTCTAAGCTGCTCCTTTTGTATGATGAAGACATCCTGGAGAGAGATCCCCTGCGGGAACAGAAAGATCTGGCATTTGCACAAGCCTATCTAACCAGGGTGAGCCGGACCAGCATGTAGCTCAGGAACAAGAACATCAGACAGCTTGGCTCTTTTAACACAGTTCAAGCCTGAGCCACACAACTACCAGTTCTAACGGggcctttttttaatttcagaatttgATCATCTTGGATTCGGTTCCCCTCTTTCTTACGAGCGGTCCACATTTATCCTTTAAGGAAGCGATTTCGTTGACGCAACAAAATTGAAAGCACTGTATAAATGCTGAGTAGCAAGAGATTAAAGAGATTACTAAATTAACTTGTTTTCTTCCTGAATGTTACGTAGTCCTATAAAGGTCTGTTGCTCCTTGCAGGTGCGTGAAGCCTTGCAGAATGTTCCTGGAAAGTACGAAGACTTCCTTCGTGTTATCTACGAGTTTGAGATTAGCACTGACAAACGGACAGCTGTAGATCTCTATTCCACTTTACAGAAACTGTTGCATGAGTGGCCACAGTTGCTCACagattttgctgcctttcttttACCAGAACAAGCTTTGGAATGTGGACTGGTAAGTAGAAGGAAAGAAGCAGACCAGCATCTAAGCAGGCAAATGTAAATGCTGTGAGAGTGGAAGAACAAGGAGTTCTTCCTAGGGCAAGGAAAAGCAGGTGGTAAATCATTTGCTTACCTTCCTGTTTTATTACTTAGAATTGAAAATTCTAGTGTCTGTCTTAAGACGCATACTAAATATGGCTGTGGAGATTCAGTCTTTCCCAGTTACATGCCAGAACCCAACGGCTGAGAGACAACATGCAAATACAGGCAGTGGAATGCTTCCATTGTTTCAGAAATCAGCCTTCCGCTTTGTAAGACAGAGGTTTTCACTTGTTACCTTCCTCCTGGTTTTTCCTATCTTATATGCTTACTGTTGAAGCAACACTTTGTAGATCACATAGGTATTGATTGTCCAAAGCATTATTTCTCGTCTCTTTCCTCCacctcttcccagttttgtagtGGCTGTCACTATGAATggaaaacaaatagcaaaagTGGGATTTTATAGCTCTTTTAAGTCAACTACAGATGCTTGGAAATATACTCTTGGACATGAAGggtgaatctttttcttttggtcAGTTTGAAGAGCAGCAAGCATTTGAAAAAAGCCGGAAGTTCCTCAGACAGCTGGAGATCTGTTTTGCTGAAAATCCTGCCCACCATCAAAAGATCATCAAAGTTCTGCAGAGTTGTGCAGACTGCCTCCCCCAGGAGATTGCAGAGGTAATGTATCCCCTCTCTCTCAAAAAGCCGCCAGAGTACAATTACCTAGCCTACTTCACTGTTCCCTTTTGCTGCTCTTTGAGACCACAAGAGCATAACAAGCTTGATCTCCCCTGTGGCGTCTGGTAGATCATTGAAGCTACCTCTTCACCAGGCTTTACAGTTAACTGGCCTTTGTGCAtctcctctctcctgctttcaCCTTGCTTTTATCACCTTGCAGGTGAAATTTTAGCTTCTGCCTAGAATTTTGAAGAGATATTTCTTTGCTAGATAGATAGCTGGAAATGGAATGACCTCAAAACAGCTATGAGGTGGTGGCAACGCAAGCATGTACTTCCACGTGGGAGTTCTGATAAGCCTTGATGTTCCATTTGCCTTGAGAAATCCTCCCAAGAAGAATGTGACAACGGGAAACGGAACACTGATTTTTCTGTGGATTTCCCTCTTTCAGCTGAAGACCCAAATGTGGCAACTGTTGAAAGGACATGACCACTTGCAGGATGAGTTCTCCATTTTCTTTGATCACTTACGCCCCTCAGCCAGCCGGATGGGAGACTTTGAGGAGATCAACTGGACAGAAGAGAAGGAGTATGAGGTGGAGCAATCTTTTCCCCAAACCAGGAAAGATAAGAGCAGAGATGCTAGAAATGTTTGAACTTGAAGGATTTGTAGTGAGGCTGCTTTTCTAGAgtgagggaagtggcagggtgGGATAGCTGTAGGTGGGCTGGTGCAGATGTTTCATATTCTTACAGCATTTATGTCTATTCTAACAAGATTGAACTTGTGCTGCCCTAGAACTGAACTTAATATTCAGAAATTTGTGGGGAAAATGAAATTGCCTCCTGAAGCGCTATCATGATAGagcagtttgtttgttttctttcagtttgatgGGTTTGAAGAAGTGTCTTTACCAGATGTAGAAGAGGAGGATGAACCACCCAAGATGCATGCAGCctcaaaaaataagaaaaggaaagagattggAGGCCAGAACAATGACAAGGTGGGCCTGGGATGTCTCGCTAGCCCACACGTGAGGACTCCAAACAAATGCATGTCTGTGAAGATAAACGTATCTTTACAGAGAGATATGAGAACGGTCTAAAGGGATTTGAAGAAAGGgattaaaatgtttctgttgtgCTTTGCTTGCTAGCAGCATAATTGCTTTAGTTCTCTCTGGGTGTTCACAGAGTGCTACTTTGccctttctgtctccttctggGATTAACCTTCATCTGACTGTTATCTTTGTGTACAATGCAAATTTGTCAGCTAGAGTATGTCTGTTTCCAGGAGGTCGAGTGGGTAGATGGGACGAAGGAATGTTCGTGTTCCTGCCATGAAGGGAGTAGCGATCTCAAgctcaagaaaagcaaaaggaggaccTGCGGCCATTGTAGTAGTAAGGTTAGTTGATAGGCCAAGTCACTGGACTGGTGAGTGGAAAAAATAGTCATGCCAAGAAGTCCCACTGTTTGTTGTGATGATCTGTCCAGCGCTGGACGTCCTGTCTCCAAAACATAACGTGTTGTAGAAGAAAATGAATCGTAAGGCAACTGATACACTGCCAATAGTGTCTCCCTCTTCAGAGCTCTGACTGCTCTACCTGGCCTTCCCCTGTCTATCTTTCTCTTTACTTTCTCTCCTTGCTCTGCTAAATAGTATTAATTTTGATGTTCCTTTGAGTTAAgaataattttgtgtgtgtgtgtgtgtgtgtgtgtgtgtgtagaagaTGCTTGTGTGGCCACTATATGAAGAGAACTGTGCTTGTTCATAGTAATAGAATCAGTTTCCTAAACACAAATAAATTGCCAAACTGAAGCATTAGTTAGGGTCAAGGAATACTTTTGAGGCAAAGGCTGAGGTGTTAGGTTTGGACAGATGCACCACATCTGTAATCATATGCCTATATATTGATTTGTAGGTGTGTGAAAGcaaactttataaaaataaagattctcAAGAGCTGACTGTTAGCCTCGTTCAGCAAGAGTCAAGTCTGCAGCCTGAAGGAAAGAATCCTGGAATATCTAAGGAACCTGTCGAAGAGAGCTTGGAGAACAGAGATGAGGGAGAAGATATCCAGAGCAGAACAAAAACCCCATCTAGGAAAGTGGACGCTCTGGTTTCAGGTCTGTGAAAGACTTGTGTACGTGTCATTCATCTCCAGACTGGCTCATACAAATGAAAACAGGCATAGGACTTCCTAATGCAGATTTGTGGTAATAATGACAAATTCtaataaccttttttcttttttttttttcatgtttttttcctccactctaGATTCCTTAAGCATGCAACTATCTAGAGCATTCCCTTCAAAGGGCTCTATTGACCAGAAAAATATCCCACCCTTTGTAGAATGATTGACAGATACATTTAAGCTTGTTGCCAGCATATTAATCAAAATCACCATCTCTCTAATATTCCTTTAAATAATCCTTCATGCTACTTGTTTCTCCTTTGGCTGAGTACGGAGAAGGGGAAATGTGATTATTGCAGGAtaagtgcactgaaagggatccCTTCCTTCTTTCAGTATCTGTGGTCTTAAGGTTAGCTGGAGAAAATGCAAGGCTTAACTGAAGAGGTTTAAAATTAATGCATCCTGATGTATAGTTTATGGTGTTTTCATGAATAGGACACCAAGAGCTGCAATGTTTGTTTCACTTGAGAATGTTGTCCTGAGCAATCCTCTTAAGCTTTTTCATGTGTTCATCACTTGTCCACCCAGCAGTTGGTTGTGGTAACCCACAATGATAAAGAAAATGCACTGCAAAATGCCTTCTTTGAAATACATATTGGTAAACTGCAGCTAGAATTACAGTGCTGCTCCCAGACTGTGTTCTGATTTACAGCATTATGTCCTAGAATGCAAAaacctcttaaaataaaaataaaacttcaagaAGTTTCCTTACTAACAGCTAGTCTAAACCCGTTTGGGTTTCTTATCAGGATCTCACCTAGAAGGAAAGATTGTCTCCTGCAGATGTGCACCTTCTGAAAAAGCTGCACTGCCTGATAACCAAGCTCGAGAAGGAGGTGCCAGTGCTGTGAATACTGCAAAGGATAGTGGTTCTTGCACTGCTGGCCCTGGATGGACAGATCTACGAAAAGCTACTCTAAAACTACCTCAAGAAACCAAAGACAGCTCTTGTGCTGTAGGAAGTGACAGTGAGGGACTAAACCAGCAACATCAAGGAAATGCAAATGCTTCTCTTGGGCTGAGTGGAGATCTACTGTCTTCTCATTCTGCTACAGTAGAAGGTTTAACAGGACCTAGCTTGTCTGCTGGAAATAGTTTATGTCGGACTGAGGGGCTTCATTCCAGTTCATCAGATGAGCTTGTTGTCTTTGGTCACGCTTCAAAATTAGGCATGAGAGAACTTGGGAGATCACCTTTGCCTTTGGAAGGAAAATCTGAAGCAAAGCAGAGTTGGATTATACCAGGTAGAAAACCGACACTGAGTAAGAGCTGCTGCTCACAGTCTCCTGATAATCACAACATCCTTTTGGAAGCAGATGGTATGGGCTGCACTGGAGGCTCTCCTGAGAGCAGATTAAAGTCGAATACAAATGACTACTTCCAGGTACATCAGCATTCTGAGGAGCTAGAATACAGAGCGCTTGGTGCCTCCTTGCGGCAAAGAGAAGAGGAGCAGCAACAGCAGCGAGTCACAGAAGCAACAGTGTGCGCTAAGAACAGCAAAGTCAGCTCTACTGGGGAGAAAGTTGTCCTCTGGACCAGGTATGTGTACCTCCGCTGCATCTTACCTCCTTAGTTTGGCTTCATCTTTGGTAATAAAGACTATCCTTTATTTTCAtcttgtttctcattttctgatgTCTTTCTCTTACCTTCCTTGAATATTATTGCCTTGTTTCCTGTAAACAAAGTCCATTGTAGCTGCCATCTTGTTCTTTGAGAAACACTGTACTACTTGTGGCAGTATAATTGTTGTAATAATTCAGGCTGGGGaggaaacacatttttcttttctacaaaaagatttaaaaaggaaaaaagcaggctAACTGCAGTTCTGCTTAGAGTTACCTTGTTAGGAGTAGCAGTAGAAGAACAAGCCAGCTGGGCTTGTTCTATGATAAAGTTACCTTTTCTCTGAAACAGACCTGCCAGGCTGCTGGTGGTTTTTCTCTGATGCTTTAATAACCATTGTATTGCTTGCAGGGAGGCTGATCGAGTCATTCTCACTACCTGTCAGGAGAAAGGAGCCCATCTGGAAACCTTCCATGCCATCTCACAGAAACTGGGCAACAAAACTGCTAGTGAGGTAAGGGGCTGGTGTGGAAAAGTCTGCATCTGCTAAAGTGAATGGAGGGGAAAAGGGTGGAAATGAAGGCATTGTGGAGATTTGCTACCATATTATCTCTCAAAAACTTGTTATGTGTAATCCTTACAGAAGCTGTTTGTTCTTGTAGCTTCCACAGCATCCTATGGCAAGGAGCTTGAAAATCTCAGTG includes these proteins:
- the LOC112992192 gene encoding GON-4-like protein isoform X1 translates to MPRERSWVAAPARPRGQCWGFAGGMSLSLKMLPCKKRKAAVAGPQSPREPSCAGEEPAPAEPPALAEPPEAGGAEPPPAPRRPGRPGAERAAPRLEGGSVVAAADGACPATSSAAGRAAASPAGARARRDPAETFLKGGKRLAVRAAPGPAQESAGGRQAAREAVPSPESADDGQTPKQHTEEEVVLQRDPYLTDSHSAVQESPVRRSLQLAVRNPATMKPLKNTRAGEWPQQTDEENEDVGLFIPLEEQDGEDIERRKRKRKATKRKREGKSQEEEGSLSCDIKLDDTLDRTLEDGAKQHNLTVVNVRNILHEVITNEHVVAMMKAAISETEDIPLFEPKMTRSKLKEVVEKGVVIPTWNISPIKKANEVVQLPILSHRRSHAARRSSPGLVLRIVGLPGNTAWNSTRWPEPCLLQKPPQFVDIPLEEDDSSDEEYQPEDEDEDETAEESLLESDVESTASSPRGAKRSRTRRSSDEEGGTLCETEKVTIPVVRHISAEVVPMGPPPPPKPKQSKDSTFMEKLHAVDEELASSPVCMDSYQSLEDSLIAFRTRSKRPLKDVPLGQLEAELRAPDITPDMYDPNTADDEEWKRWLGGLMNDDVENEDEADDDDDPEYNFLEDLDEPDTEDFRNDRAVRITKKEVNELMEELFETFQDEMGFSNMEDEGPEDEDNVIESRPNFNTPQALRFEEPLANLLNEQHRTVKEQLEQLRMKKSSTKPLQEIEKSKPQNEKPLQSLVLDSMQRKRLQQQMQQHVQLLTQIHLLASSNPALNSEASTTRMFLSELGNFARSSTLLRQSFNPKFQTMFQPCNLKGALQLIDDFHAQVQVDWSPRKSVKKSANEFPCLPKQVAWIFATRRVFMYPELLPICSLKANPPRDKIIFTKAEDNLLALGLKHFEGTDFPKPLISKYLLPTKTAHQLTVRIKNLNMNRAPDNIIRYYKKTKQLPILFKCCEEIQPNEWKPPVEREEHRLPFWLKASLPSIQGELKQLAEDAREMPGSHDAESVFLGTEKETSDTECDEKYPLLMPKGLVLTLKPLANRFSRRAWRRQRSSALKPVFIRPSPCLQPGSNALNIQKTVKLSQSEAPPSKVMVQIPRLIQPATVMQTVSGVQPLNVPAVVGSGDGLEFQNVLSTSHSDSRQSFPAAVPQALVSSSPVAFQPKLILPALAGPKIRKPGVRKVYQKKKGTKSAPLIKTSPLIQPSPVILTVPATTVKVVNIGNGCNMIQPINTTVGRGTQAIPVTTLLVNPSTFPCPLNQPLVTSSIPSLIVSPNPVGLSTSSVVENEEQLNLAPSCPAVNNKNAYPIVEPKAEPQELYISCSAVSPKKECSTNLATSNNGSQEKVNKSDCCSWTVVGTGEENTAEPLSVDLLPHLEDPDEAVKTEREDSNDAIKEVNPIQKRDLLCAEVKEEFMLDLGQELNMEAACSCPNELKEIKKECTSCEEKGEEERQDLQSPPRDEQQMDAGIVAVPQVSSESPKNQSYTTDVEAEFSSPLGKPEDSSSMDGQSVGTPAGPEAGGEKEGQEEEEEEDFDDFTQDEDEEMSSASEESILSVPELQETMEKLTWLATERRLSQEGDSEEENSQEENSEPEEEEEEEGDGIESSQKDDEISGDISEEPKSAFMLTKTAPQVEANRMPPGENMKAPGKSRNSYRTRNKRGRTRASKDTSKLLLLYDEDILERDPLREQKDLAFAQAYLTRVREALQNVPGKYEDFLRVIYEFEISTDKRTAVDLYSTLQKLLHEWPQLLTDFAAFLLPEQALECGLFEEQQAFEKSRKFLRQLEICFAENPAHHQKIIKVLQSCADCLPQEIAELKTQMWQLLKGHDHLQDEFSIFFDHLRPSASRMGDFEEINWTEEKEYEFDGFEEVSLPDVEEEDEPPKMHAASKNKKRKEIGGQNNDKEVEWVDGTKECSCSCHEGSSDLKLKKSKRRTCGHCSSKVCESKLYKNKDSQELTVSLVQQESSLQPEGKNPGISKEPVEESLENRDEGEDIQSRTKTPSRKVDALVSGSHLEGKIVSCRCAPSEKAALPDNQAREGGASAVNTAKDSGSCTAGPGWTDLRKATLKLPQETKDSSCAVGSDSEGLNQQHQGNANASLGLSGDLLSSHSATVEGLTGPSLSAGNSLCRTEGLHSSSSDELVVFGHASKLGMRELGRSPLPLEGKSEAKQSWIIPGRKPTLSKSCCSQSPDNHNILLEADGMGCTGGSPESRLKSNTNDYFQVHQHSEELEYRALGASLRQREEEQQQQRVTEATVCAKNSKVSSTGEKVVLWTREADRVILTTCQEKGAHLETFHAISQKLGNKTASEVSHRFRELMKLFHTSCDGSSEDEEDATSTSNTDQLSDKDLLLSEEEPDD
- the LOC112992192 gene encoding GON-4-like protein isoform X10, with the protein product MAYLSGALCTGCAKPDKAVNVAVGAQRAQKSSLQGKEEVQKPPQFVDIPLEEDDSSDEEYQPEDEDEDETAEESLLESDVESTASSPRGAKRSRTRRSSDEEGGTLCETEKVTIPVVRHISAEVVPMGPPPPPKPKQSKDSTFMEKLHAVDEELASSPVCMDSYQSLEDSLIAFRTRSKRPLKDVPLGQLEAELRAPDITPDMYDPNTADDEEWKRWLGGLMNDDVENEDEADDDDDPEYNFLEDLDEPDTEDFRNDRAVRITKKEVNELMEELFETFQDEMGFSNMEDEGPEDEDNVIESRPNFNTPQALRFEEPLANLLNEQHRTVKEQLEQLRMKKSSTKPLQEIEKSKPQNEKPLQSLVLDSMQRKRLQQQMQQHVQLLTQIHLLASSNPALNSEASTTRMFLSELGNFARSSTLLRQSFNPKFQTMFQPCNLKGALQLIDDFHAQVQVDWSPRKSVKKSANEFPCLPKQVAWIFATRRVFMYPELLPICSLKANPPRDKIIFTKAEDNLLALGLKHFEGTDFPKPLISKYLLPTKTAHQLTVRIKNLNMNRAPDNIIRYYKKTKQLPILFKCCEEIQPNEWKPPVEREEHRLPFWLKASLPSIQGELKQLAEDAREMPGSHDAESVFLGTEKETSDTECDEKYPLLMPKGLVLTLKPLANRFSRRAWRRQRSSALKPVFIRPSPCLQPGSNALNIQKTVKLSQSEAPPSKVMVQIPRLIQPATVMQTVSGVQPLNVPAVVGSGDGLEFQNVLSTSHSDSRQSFPAAVPQALVSSSPVAFQPKLILPALAGPKIRKPGVRKVYQKKKGTKSAPLIKTSPLIQPSPVILTVPATTVKVVNIGNGCNMIQPINTTVGRGTQAIPVTTLLVNPSTFPCPLNQPLVTSSIPSLIVSPNPVGLSTSSVVENEEQLNLAPSCPAVNNKNAYPIVEPKAEPQELYISCSAVSPKKECSTNLATSNNGSQEKVNKSDCCSWTVVGTGEENTAEPLSVDLLPHLEDPDEAVKTEREDSNDAIKEVNPIQKRDLLCAEVKEEFMLDLGQELNMEAACSCPNELKEIKKECTSCEEKGEEERQDLQSPPRDEQQMDAGIVAVPQVSSESPKNQSYTTDVEAEFSSPLGKPEDSSSMDGQSVGTPAGPEAGGEKEGQEEEEEEDFDDFTQDEDEEMSSASEESILSVPELQETMEKLTWLATERRLSQEGDSEEENSQEENSEPEEEEEEEGDGIESSQKDDEISGDISEEPKSAFMLTKTAPQVEANRMPPGENMKAPGKSRNSYRTRNKRGRTRASKDTSKLLLLYDEDILERDPLREQKDLAFAQAYLTRVREALQNVPGKYEDFLRVIYEFEISTDKRTAVDLYSTLQKLLHEWPQLLTDFAAFLLPEQALECGLFEEQQAFEKSRKFLRQLEICFAENPAHHQKIIKVLQSCADCLPQEIAELKTQMWQLLKGHDHLQDEFSIFFDHLRPSASRMGDFEEINWTEEKEYEFDGFEEVSLPDVEEEDEPPKMHAASKNKKRKEIGGQNNDKEVEWVDGTKECSCSCHEGSSDLKLKKSKRRTCGHCSSKVCESKLYKNKDSQELTVSLVQQESSLQPEGKNPGISKEPVEESLENRDEGEDIQSRTKTPSRKVDALVSGSHLEGKIVSCRCAPSEKAALPDNQAREGGASAVNTAKDSGSCTAGPGWTDLRKATLKLPQETKDSSCAVGSDSEGLNQQHQGNANASLGLSGDLLSSHSATVEGLTGPSLSAGNSLCRTEGLHSSSSDELVVFGHASKLGMRELGRSPLPLEGKSEAKQSWIIPGRKPTLSKSCCSQSPDNHNILLEADGMGCTGGSPESRLKSNTNDYFQVHQHSEELEYRALGASLRQREEEQQQQRVTEATVCAKNSKVSSTGEKVVLWTREADRVILTTCQEKGAHLETFHAISQKLGNKTASEVSHRFRELMKLFHTSCDGSSEDEEDATSTSNTDQLSDKDLLLSEEEPDD